The following are from one region of the Polyangiaceae bacterium genome:
- a CDS encoding alkaline phosphatase family protein: MSRGWCRALWALPLAELVVLCGLLFAVWRGPSALDLPSPLVPDVATPSAPAVTPPSRVLLVVIDGLSTATVPRLAMLEQLARIGARAELDAEPPTFSAPEYVAMLTGVPPRDSGIRSNATLRAAALDDVAASVRRAGGETVVVSDVVDWWPRLFPESFSHADRVALGSAPRTAAGELPRARFAVVHLGRVDKAGHAAGALSQEYQEAARRADEELAELLAHWDRDQGAVVVVTDHGHRASGGHGGDEPDVRGSWLVAAGRGVKPAAELSGRLRDVAPTLAALAGVPAPRDALGRTLVELLDVKPDVRKKLAADDDLRIARVSGRRDRVLSLFESEARALTYLRGVVLLAWLLLAALVFRRGGAATRRGVGLGVALGVVSVLGFLLFFGAPSFSAARRMAIWVLGAALMGTVGMCALLVPVLGELREKTLTPCGATRALGAGWLGSLWPAALAFVFAGVVGPRLFAEPGWLAAGPMVAYAIAAGSTAAAMVGALACAWAHSRGR, translated from the coding sequence ATGTCCCGCGGCTGGTGTCGAGCGCTGTGGGCTCTGCCGCTGGCGGAGCTCGTGGTGCTGTGTGGCCTGCTGTTCGCCGTGTGGCGGGGGCCGAGCGCGTTGGATCTGCCGTCCCCACTGGTACCCGACGTCGCCACACCTTCTGCGCCTGCGGTCACGCCGCCATCGCGGGTACTGCTGGTGGTGATCGACGGCCTGTCCACCGCCACGGTTCCAAGGCTCGCCATGCTGGAGCAGCTGGCGCGCATCGGCGCGCGAGCCGAGCTTGACGCCGAGCCGCCCACGTTCTCTGCGCCGGAGTACGTGGCGATGCTCACGGGCGTTCCGCCGCGGGACTCGGGCATCCGCAGCAATGCCACGCTGCGCGCCGCCGCCTTGGACGACGTGGCCGCCTCCGTGCGGCGCGCTGGTGGCGAGACGGTAGTGGTCAGCGACGTCGTGGACTGGTGGCCGCGATTGTTCCCCGAGTCCTTCAGTCACGCCGACCGGGTCGCGCTGGGCAGCGCTCCGCGGACCGCCGCCGGAGAGCTGCCCCGGGCGCGCTTCGCGGTCGTGCACCTGGGCCGGGTGGACAAGGCCGGTCACGCCGCTGGCGCCTTGTCTCAGGAGTACCAGGAGGCTGCGCGCCGCGCCGACGAAGAGCTGGCGGAGCTCTTGGCGCACTGGGACCGCGACCAGGGCGCCGTGGTGGTGGTCACGGACCACGGGCACCGCGCTTCCGGAGGGCACGGGGGCGACGAGCCGGACGTCCGGGGTTCTTGGTTGGTCGCGGCGGGGCGGGGAGTGAAGCCAGCGGCGGAGCTTTCCGGACGCTTGCGGGACGTGGCGCCCACGCTGGCCGCACTGGCCGGCGTTCCCGCGCCGCGGGATGCCCTGGGCCGCACGCTGGTCGAGCTCTTGGACGTGAAGCCCGATGTTCGAAAGAAGCTCGCGGCTGACGACGACCTTCGCATCGCTCGGGTCAGCGGCCGCCGGGATCGCGTGCTTTCGCTGTTCGAAAGCGAAGCCCGCGCGTTGACGTACCTTCGCGGCGTCGTGCTGTTGGCGTGGCTGCTGTTGGCGGCGTTGGTGTTCCGTCGCGGGGGTGCCGCCACGCGCCGAGGCGTGGGGCTGGGCGTGGCCCTGGGCGTGGTGTCGGTGCTCGGCTTCCTGCTGTTCTTCGGAGCGCCGTCCTTCAGCGCGGCGCGCCGCATGGCGATCTGGGTGCTGGGAGCGGCGCTCATGGGCACCGTGGGCATGTGCGCGCTCCTGGTTCCGGTGTTGGGGGAGCTCCGTGAAAAGACGCTGACGCCCTGCGGGGCGACGCGAGCGCTGGGGGCCGGGTGGCTGGGCTCGCTCTGGCCCGCCGCGCTCGCCTTCGTCTTCGCGGGCGTGGTCGGTCCTCGGCTGTTCGCGGAGCCCGGCTGGCTCGCGGCCGGGCCCATGGTCGCGTACGCCATCGCCGCAGGCTCGACCGCCGCTGCAATGGTTGGGGCCCTCGCCTGCGCGTGGGCTCACTCTCGCGGTCGCTGA
- a CDS encoding HEAT repeat domain-containing protein, with translation MTDLFARLITDGNIDELYERGRRDARSNKLDSAAHYLASALLATHSREEVYRPVAALLSEVMERMKDPRSALSLAWYTGDVARQRALLEHVPPVDRARTYGLWAQSDPVRAADLHRRAAEELDRGGLLVRAAIHFEAAGDFKSARTLWSRLAQMIDGRRDPYASGLARFNLARMNQKAKDARGTHEATVGAVHRLEEAADRFESVGQRERAFDCYHVLIAVGELSSAFEHVLEGAVNAIRILSEDNLRYHALRLQGHAMRMAETSGELSAAATIAREMTDYARKQGLARIAAGGILKQAALWRQVAESTLERGGPPELAENALLASLLANAEAGRYAAVGALYRQLETVATEPARQAHYARAAKRYEAARDESRSDGKLEEQLGEHVGPPDVWHVDLIEWEERGSAAEACADVLLDPEDASDRITRRSALVGRLAGLAQLQATPAKADAAAVMVANHLTSIGLYGLLAPLEALFERPEASVRLAAVRALSRYFYKRTFVTLERALRDADDGVAQEATNALDRLRFDHAFEPLARIYRTATRPEARLAALRGIARIDVLDAAELLLGVLEHGGPDERDAVLNALRTSRSSRFFELARASYPQASDRLKASLKDILSSRGLSV, from the coding sequence ATGACCGACCTCTTCGCGCGACTGATCACCGATGGCAACATCGACGAGCTGTACGAGCGCGGCCGGCGTGACGCGCGGTCCAACAAGCTCGACTCTGCGGCGCACTATCTGGCGTCCGCGCTGCTTGCGACCCACAGCCGCGAAGAAGTGTATCGCCCGGTGGCGGCGCTCCTCTCGGAGGTGATGGAGCGCATGAAGGACCCGCGCTCGGCGTTGTCGCTCGCTTGGTACACCGGAGACGTCGCGCGGCAGCGGGCGCTTCTGGAGCACGTTCCGCCCGTGGACCGCGCACGAACCTACGGCCTGTGGGCGCAGAGCGACCCGGTCCGCGCTGCGGACTTGCACCGCCGCGCGGCAGAAGAGCTCGACCGCGGCGGCCTTTTGGTGCGCGCCGCGATTCACTTCGAGGCCGCCGGGGACTTCAAGTCCGCCCGCACGCTGTGGTCTCGCCTGGCGCAGATGATCGATGGACGTCGCGACCCGTACGCGTCGGGCCTCGCACGCTTCAATCTCGCCCGCATGAACCAAAAAGCCAAGGACGCGCGCGGCACCCACGAGGCCACCGTTGGCGCCGTACATCGGCTTGAGGAAGCCGCGGATCGTTTCGAATCCGTCGGCCAACGGGAGCGCGCCTTCGACTGCTACCACGTGCTGATCGCCGTGGGCGAGCTGAGCAGCGCCTTCGAGCACGTGCTCGAGGGTGCCGTGAACGCGATCCGCATCTTGAGCGAGGACAACCTCCGCTACCATGCCCTCCGGCTGCAGGGGCACGCCATGCGCATGGCGGAGACCTCCGGGGAGCTGTCCGCCGCGGCGACCATCGCGCGGGAGATGACGGACTACGCACGCAAGCAAGGGCTGGCGCGCATTGCTGCGGGCGGCATTCTCAAGCAAGCCGCGTTGTGGCGGCAGGTAGCCGAAAGCACGCTCGAGCGCGGGGGCCCGCCGGAGCTGGCGGAGAACGCCCTGCTCGCGAGCTTGCTGGCCAACGCGGAGGCCGGCCGCTACGCCGCCGTGGGCGCGCTGTACCGGCAGCTCGAGACGGTCGCCACGGAACCCGCGCGCCAGGCGCACTACGCACGCGCGGCGAAGCGCTACGAGGCGGCTCGAGACGAATCACGCAGCGACGGCAAGCTGGAGGAGCAACTGGGCGAGCACGTGGGGCCGCCGGACGTGTGGCACGTGGATCTCATCGAGTGGGAGGAGCGGGGCAGCGCCGCGGAAGCCTGTGCGGACGTGCTGTTGGACCCGGAAGACGCGTCCGATCGCATCACGCGGCGTTCGGCTCTGGTCGGACGTCTCGCCGGCCTGGCCCAGCTCCAGGCGACCCCCGCCAAGGCTGACGCCGCTGCGGTGATGGTCGCCAATCACCTCACCTCCATCGGCCTCTACGGCCTGCTGGCCCCGCTGGAAGCCCTGTTCGAACGCCCCGAGGCCTCCGTGCGATTGGCCGCGGTCCGAGCGCTCTCTCGCTACTTCTACAAGCGCACCTTCGTGACCTTGGAGCGAGCGCTGCGCGACGCCGACGACGGCGTGGCGCAGGAAGCGACGAACGCCCTCGACCGGTTACGCTTCGATCACGCCTTCGAGCCCCTCGCGCGCATCTATCGTACTGCCACCCGACCCGAGGCGCGGCTCGCCGCACTGCGCGGTATTGCGCGTATCGACGTGCTCGACGCCGCGGAGCTGTTGCTGGGCGTGCTCGAGCACGGCGGGCCCGACGAACGCGACGCAGTGCTGAACGCCCTGAGGACCTCGCGCAGCAGCCGGTTCTTCGAGCTCGCCCGCGCCAGCTACCCGCAGGCATCCGACCGCCTGAAGGCGTCACTCAAGGACATCTTGAGCAGCCGTGGGCTGTCGGTCTGA
- a CDS encoding potassium channel protein has translation MNLSFRRVLRALLVLFLVIHLGAFGIWLFGGGEYGLLESIYFAIYTVATVGYAELPHLDQHGFARMFNGALIIAGIGAIAYFQSTLTAMLVEGVIGRVWRRGRMKNKIEGLREHYVVAGCGRTGKYVVEELTAVGRGFVVVDKDEALLERMSAELGGKLLFIVGDATEDHTLQEAGISRASGVIAALSDDRDNLFVTLTARTLNPDLRIVSKAVEIENEGKLLRAGADTTVSPNRIGGHRLVSELVRPRVTAFLDQMLRVTENLRFEEVTVPEGSPWVGRSLRSVPIRDRTNLLVVALHEPDGSYVYNPSPDRPLAAGTQLIVMGELDSVQKLRAMVDAPRG, from the coding sequence ATGAACCTGTCATTCCGCCGCGTGCTCCGGGCACTTCTGGTGCTCTTTCTGGTGATTCACCTGGGCGCGTTCGGCATTTGGCTCTTCGGCGGCGGCGAGTACGGGCTCCTGGAGTCGATCTACTTCGCCATCTACACGGTGGCGACGGTCGGCTACGCGGAGCTGCCGCATTTGGATCAACACGGCTTCGCCCGCATGTTCAACGGTGCGCTGATCATCGCGGGGATCGGGGCCATCGCTTACTTCCAGTCCACCTTGACCGCCATGCTCGTGGAAGGGGTGATCGGCCGCGTCTGGCGTAGAGGTCGCATGAAGAACAAGATCGAAGGCCTTAGAGAGCACTACGTGGTCGCCGGGTGTGGCCGCACCGGCAAGTACGTCGTGGAAGAGCTCACCGCCGTGGGGCGTGGCTTCGTGGTCGTGGACAAGGACGAGGCGCTGCTCGAGCGGATGAGCGCTGAGCTCGGGGGCAAGCTGCTCTTCATAGTGGGCGACGCGACCGAAGACCACACCCTGCAGGAAGCGGGCATCTCCCGCGCGAGCGGCGTCATCGCAGCGCTGTCGGACGATCGAGACAATCTGTTCGTGACGCTGACGGCTCGCACGCTCAACCCCGACCTTCGGATCGTGTCCAAGGCGGTGGAGATCGAGAACGAAGGCAAGCTGCTGAGGGCCGGAGCGGACACCACGGTCAGTCCCAATCGCATCGGTGGCCACCGCCTGGTGAGCGAGCTGGTGCGCCCGCGAGTGACGGCGTTTCTCGATCAAATGCTGCGCGTCACGGAGAATCTTCGCTTCGAGGAGGTGACGGTGCCGGAGGGGTCACCCTGGGTAGGGCGATCGTTGCGCAGCGTTCCCATTCGCGACCGCACGAACCTGTTGGTAGTGGCCTTGCACGAGCCGGACGGCAGCTACGTATACAATCCCTCTCCGGACCGACCCCTTGCCGCCGGCACTCAGCTGATCGTGATGGGAGAGCTCGACAGCGTGCAGAAGCTCCGGGCCATGGTCGACGCCCCGCGGGGGTGA
- a CDS encoding TIGR01777 family protein — MKGVECPMRSVMQRILITGATGFIGGQLAAELARRGDEVVALTRRPSVARLPKGVRPVGWTATEAGDWFAEVSGTDAVIHLAGEQAVGVRWTEETKRRMTESRVTSTRQLVAAMKQAQARPKVFVCASAVGYYGDRGKNEALTEDAQPGSDFLATLTQQWEEAATAAEDLGVRVVRVRFGIVLGAGGGALEEMAKPFRLFAGGPIGSGKQMISWISVEDTVRAVCFVLDHDSISGPVNVVAPNPVDNERLSKEIGKALSRPSWLRVPEAALRLRFGEGADPLLTGQRVRPAVLERAGFSWHHPELSAALSAAFAGP, encoded by the coding sequence ATGAAGGGGGTGGAGTGCCCCATGCGATCCGTCATGCAACGCATCCTCATCACCGGCGCGACGGGTTTCATTGGTGGCCAGCTGGCGGCGGAGCTGGCTCGGCGGGGAGACGAGGTGGTGGCCCTCACGCGGCGGCCGTCGGTGGCAAGGCTTCCCAAAGGTGTCCGGCCGGTGGGCTGGACCGCGACCGAAGCCGGCGACTGGTTTGCCGAGGTCAGCGGAACGGATGCCGTCATCCATCTCGCCGGGGAGCAGGCCGTCGGGGTGCGCTGGACGGAGGAAACCAAGCGCCGCATGACCGAGAGCCGAGTCACCAGCACACGGCAGCTGGTGGCGGCGATGAAGCAGGCTCAGGCGCGCCCCAAGGTCTTCGTGTGTGCGTCGGCGGTTGGCTACTACGGTGACCGCGGCAAGAACGAAGCGCTCACGGAGGACGCGCAGCCCGGAAGCGACTTCTTGGCGACCCTCACCCAGCAGTGGGAAGAGGCGGCCACGGCGGCCGAAGACCTGGGGGTCCGCGTGGTTCGCGTCCGATTCGGCATCGTGCTCGGGGCGGGGGGCGGCGCCTTGGAGGAGATGGCCAAGCCGTTTCGCCTCTTCGCTGGTGGACCGATTGGCAGCGGCAAGCAGATGATCTCCTGGATCAGCGTCGAGGACACCGTCCGAGCCGTGTGCTTCGTGCTGGACCACGACTCCATTTCCGGTCCCGTGAACGTCGTCGCGCCCAACCCCGTGGACAACGAGCGCCTTTCCAAGGAGATCGGCAAGGCGCTGTCTCGGCCATCGTGGCTGCGAGTGCCGGAGGCGGCGCTCCGACTGAGGTTCGGCGAGGGAGCCGACCCCTTGCTCACCGGACAGCGGGTGCGCCCCGCCGTGCTCGAACGAGCGGGCTTCTCCTGGCATCATCCGGAGCTGTCGGCTGCGCTCAGCGCGGCCTTCGCCGGGCCATGA